DNA from Lates calcarifer isolate ASB-BC8 linkage group LG14, TLL_Latcal_v3, whole genome shotgun sequence:
ATGGCCACTTGTGATTATTTTCTCTTATTGATTAAGCTGCTGATTATTGTTTCAGTTAATCtgtaaaaaaagacagaatacaTAGAAAATTTACCTGATGGTAGGGTAACGTCttctaatatttgtttttgcgtgaccaacagtccaaagcacaaatgtatttaattacagtgatataaaacagagaaatgcatCAAATTGTCACTTTTGAGAAACTCGATTTAGAGAATGTTAAGTGTGTTTGCCAAATGAATGACTTAATAAATTGTCAAAGTAAGGTTATTCaaaaattctttttattttatatcatataCTAAActatataatacataataccACTGTACAGGGTTTCCCCCAGGAAATGGTTTAGCAGAGGTGGTAAGTCACCCAGATCCTGTTGCATCATGTCTTTCGTTCAGTTTAGTTTGTCTTTGATGGCCAGAAAAGTCACCACACTCATTGGATATATGGCATTTTCATGGTTAAATAACTCCTTTTGATATTTGCCCCCTGGAagttactgttttatttcagggtGATAATTTTCCCTATGAAATTCAGGTGTCAATAGGTAATAATCACTATTTATAATAGTGTGCAGTTCTGGTAGAAAGATATTTAGCAGctcttacagtgtgtgttctctctgttgCAAGGCATGGATGCAGTCAGAGTCATTTGTGTGAATTATGACTGCACCATTGCCGATACTAGCATTGGACATCAAGCCAAGAGCAGGCTAAATTAGAGTATCAGTATCAGAGAATTTTTCCAATACTATAATCCCACACCGAGAGCAATATGCACCATCAGCGATATAAACACTCCACTGTTTGTCACGGCATTGACAAGTGGTGTTCATAACAGCTACTGATGTGAATATGAACACTCTGTTTTAGCttactattttattttgctgttggCGTTTTTATAGACAGGATAACCATGTTTATAATCATAATAAGACCGTTTTTCTATTTAAGTGTGAGTACTACGTGTTGTTCTGCATGGCTGAccttcatttgtttgtcttaCTTTGATCATCTCTAGTTGTGCTTGTTTTGAGGTTTGAGGTCTGCTGCGCTCTTGTTTCATTAACTCTGCATTGccatgttgatgtgtgtgttaagaTGCTGCTGTAGATaagctctgcacacacacagaaaccgAATATTACTGGTAATTTAATCCAGGTGCAACTAAATTctgtacttaaaaaaaaaaatctcccttgAATTTACCCTGAAGTTATGACTCTAACAAGAACTATACATTACATAATTGCTATTAACATAAAAACTGACATTCCTTCCTATTTAATCACACTAAACAGCAACAGATGAGTAgttaaaaaatgcatttgaccAATTTGTGGATTAGATAAAAGCACAGTAAAACCCCAGCTAAAACCTGGACTAGTGGACTCAGATTTTATGTTGATGTCTTGTTAGCTCTTCTCTGCTTTTGTTCCTCACTGCTGAAATTCCTCACGTTCACACACTTGGAGTGTCTTAGATCGATTCAGCTAAAGACACAATGAAGAATGGTATCATACCCAACCAGAGCCAGCGAATACTAAATTATACTTGCAGCCCCTCTGTGGATATGTGCACGGAAAGGATCAGTTTAAATGTATAATTGATCATATGAAATAGAGAAGGGGATTGATTAAGTGACAGGAAAAGCTAAAGATTCTcagtaaattaaatgaatgGATTGTGACAGTTCTTTGTCTCTCGCTGGCGAACATGTCTGAGTGAGGATTATGAAGCACAGAcctatttatattttattgtaatGTGATTTATTACACGCATATAAATGTCTGTGAATGAGGGGTGGCCTGATGAGAGAGTGGTtgaagaaattattttattctgacacatctgtctccatcttctccctctttcttttgttttatctctGCTGTTTCCCTTCTCTGTCCCTCTTATTCTCATCATGACTTTTCTTGTCTCCTTTCAATCCTTCTCTTTTACACATTGACCATCTTCAATCCGCGCCTGGCTTTCTCTTCTGCATGTGTGCTACCATCTCGACATATTCCTCCATTCATCTCTTCCTTATTTCCTGTGTCCAGAGAAAGTCCAACAGAGCAAAGGAGAAGAAAGCCCGGCGTCTGGAGGAGAGGGCGGCCATGGACGCTGTCTGTGCTAAGGTGGACGCAGCCAATAAGGTAATTTGGTTGCAGAGAGGCAGCCGTCATCAACTTGGAGGACTTTTTAGGAAACCTCAGGATCAGgggttgcattttttttttatttttttttaagatttttctGCATAATCTCACTGAATTGTAAGAAATTGATTGCTGTCAAttgcaaaaacagagaaatattctgGTAGTGTAGTTCTGGCAGTTGATAATGGCATTGCAttgatgttaaaaataaatgcactcTTTGTATTTGTACAAAGCACCCACCACTTGGCCCTTTTTACATGCTGTTTCAGGCTTTCCAGTAGATTCAGACTGCGTCAAGCACAGCACTTAAACCTCCATTATGAGCTGTGAGTTCTTGTTTCCTCTGTTAAGTTACAGTAACAGACCAAATGCTGGAGATGGCCTCCCTGCCCTTATTACACCCATAATTGATATGCACATGACAGGAAAAGCTAAACAGCGCCATATGTTTCTTTATGCATAATTAATAAGCATTATTAAATCCTACCCATGAAGCCGAACAGACAGCTCCTGCAGCTTGGAGGTGGGCTAGAGCATTAGTAAACTCACCGGAGCCTGGAGGAGAACAAAGCTCTCCCACTCCCCTCGAGCTGAGCCGGAGCCGTTTCCTCAACAAGCTCTGAGCAGCCCTGCCTGGGCTTATTACTTTTCTGTGTCACATTGTCCCAAAATGGGGcactttgtgtttcatgctgttctctctccagctcctcacCGCTGTTGATGTGCCAGCAGAGAAGGAATGCAAGAAATTTTCCCAAAGtaacatttattttggtttatgcTGCTGCCAGCGGTAATGAATCCTGTATTGTttcaaatgaacaaacagtgcattcattgctttaaaaaaaagagagagagaaaacctgATCCTGGTAGGTTCTCCTTGGCTGTAAAATGAAGCAGAGGTATGAatggattactgaacaggcCTACCAGGCACAGGCTCAGGGGTCAGAGGACTCAGAGGAACACTGAGCAGGAGCCCCTGTTTGAAGTGATTATTTGTCATCCTTTAACACCCCTGATGTCAAATCTGAGCTGATATTTGTTAGATTTTAGTTTATTTCCATCTAATACAGCTGCACATTGCAAACACAGTGATACATTatttaaacatctttttttttttcttgaaaaggCACACTAACACCTTTTTTAAGATGATGCCTaaatcacactgaaacaaactATTTAAAATTACATACTTTAAATTATATACACATATGTCATGGTATAGAATTAGTTGTTCAGGTTCACGTAGCACAAATATGACCTGAGGAATTTCCACTGACAAATTATTTAGCGGAACATTTACTTTGATAGTTTTGTGAATGattgtgcctgtgtttgttatgttgagatacattttaatattgGGGAAAATACCCAGATGAACTTTGTAACTAGTTAAAGACTATCACTCAGCACCTAATGTGCTGTTCTTTGGTGGAAAGGGTGTTAAATTGGATTTGTTGATGTcttaaaactgactttaaaaacatgacatttcatttcaaaaggaCACGTTGAACATGAGCAAAATTGTTTCAGCCAAGTTCAACCTGCAGAATATCAGGgggaaaaagacacaaaatgatctgGTAGGTGGTAGGGGGTGTTTTAACTGTCTGCGCCTGGGGGCTCAATGTCTCATGATCTGTTCAAGAAAAGGGGTATTTTTAATTTGAGATTATGTAAACTCTCAGGGCCAGGGAAAAGCTGACTTTGTGGGTGCTTATTATGACTGACTAATGGGACTATAACACTAATAGCCCGGTTATTTTCCCGCCTGTATGAGCCCCATTTGGGCAATTTAGGCTCCAGAGCTGCAGTCTCTTTAACTGTCTATTCTTGGGAAATCACCTCCCTCACAAGTAAATGAAGAGTTTGATTTGAAAAGATAGTGTGTGGGTAACAgtaataattattttcagtaATGATTTATTTGcctattattttattaatgtgtgcagaaaacagtcaaaaaggcattttttttttgtccaaaccTACAAAACCCAGAAATATTATAtaagacaatgaaaaacagcTAATCCTCACAGTATCAGTTTTTAATGGGGCTCATTGTATTAAGACTTGATCTTAGAGGGGGAAAAGACTGTTGATAACTTTGTGTTTTGAAAGTCTCTTAAGCTAATTTTGCCCCTTCTTCTCATAGCTGGATGACCCACTGGCTGCCTTCCCAGCCTTCAAAAAGTACGACAGAAATGGGTACGCATCGCTTTGAATGCCTACAAAGGACTTATTCAGTGTCATGAAATACATACTTGTTTCATTTGCTGCATGGAAGGGGAAAGTTGGTCTGCTGgtggtattttcttttttgtgtgtctccCACTTTGACCACATTTCTCACACATTCTTGATGTTACTGTCCCTGTCGTCCTCCCACCCAGGCTGAACCTGCAGATAGAGTGTAAGAGAGTGACCTCCCTCAACCCACTGTCTGTGGAGTGGGCCTTCGAACTCACCAGAGCCAACATGCAGACACTGTAAGAAGTCTGTTCTGTCCTCTTCTGTTAGTTAAAGGTGTAGTTTGGAAACAAAATGACCCATcttttacatgtacagtagatGTGAATGGTAGATTAGAGCTGGTACAGAGGAAGTACAGACAAGCCAGGAATTCTTTGTGTGCAGCAGAATTGGAGAGTGACATCAAAGGGGAGCAGAGAAAGATGtggatcagtgttttttttttttaatatgagtTTGAATCAGACTGTACACGCTGAGGAGCCTGAGGAACGGAGAGCAGAAGCAGTGCAGACAGATTTGAGATGAGGCAGAGAAATTACCATTTATCTTCTCTCACTTTGCCAGAATTTGACTTGTGCTCAATTTAGCAAATGGCGCCCAGTCACTCGAAACTTGATTTGTTCCATTTAGAAAACAGGTCCTTTCTGAGCGGCATTGCCAGGGCAGCCGGGATGATGGGGAGAAATGCGAGGGTAAAATTAGCACGTCAGGTCACGTCTTGAGTCGAcccattttctcttctgttgCGCCGTAGGTACGAGCAGAGCGAGTGGGGgtggaaggagagggaaaagagggaggagatgaaCGACGAGAGGGCGTGGTACCTGCTGGCCCGCGACGCAGACTCCGCCCCCGTGGCCTTCTCTCACTTCCGATTCGATGTGGAGTGCGGGGAGGAGGTTTTATATTGGTAAGGCACCGATCCATGAGTTTGTAGATTTCAAGAAAAGTCTTAAGCTGTaggttcatttttaaaaattattttacctcttttattttaacctgTTTTCTTGACTCTCCAGCTACGAGGTGCAGTTAGAGAGCAGAGTGCGGAGGAAAGGACTCGGCAAGTTCCTCATCCAGATACTACAGCTCATTGCTAACAGGTAAAAATTTACAGTTACCTTGTGAGACAGCGACCTTGTGTGAAATTTAGATGCTGTTGGGCTGCAGTGTGGATGCGCGACCCAGTGAAActatgactgattttttttcctctgctgttagCTGTATAATTTTTTTGTAACATTCGGTCTCTCAAGGCTCATATCAGAAAGTCCAacaaactgtatttactgtatttacatttggGTCATATATTACAGGATTCACACTAGCTAACATGATTGTAAGGAAGGTAGGATTgaaattattgaaaaaaaaaatcagtttagcAAACattttatgaggaaggaaatgcactTTGCATGTTTGTTAAACCTGTTTTGATGAGAAGCacagaatgtaaacatgacaccAGTTTGTctacaagaaaactccacaggacGCCTTTAAGGAAAATATATCTGTCACATGCTTCAGCCATATGAAACTAAGGTAAATATGTTTCTGtatcttctctgctctcttggTCTTTCTGTACAGTACACAGATGAAGAAAGTGATGTTGACAGTTTTTAAACACAACCATGGGGCTTACCAGTTCTTCAGAGAAGCTTTACAGTGAGTATACTGGCTCCACAAAGAAAGTCAATATTAGTAACAGTTAGAGGAAGTAGTATCTAAGTGCTGATGGCTGCTTTTATGTGTCCAAAAATGACTCTTCCCGTTTCATATAACTTCTCTAccctccttcatcctccttaACTCAACCTCTGTCTCCACACTTTTAGGTTTGAGATCGATGAAACTTCGCCGAGCATGTCCGGTTGCTGTGGCGACGACTGCTCTTATGAGATCCTGAGCCGGCGGACCAAGCACGGCGAAGCCTCGGCGGGACACACCCACGGGGGCGGCCACTGCGGGGGCTGCTGCCACTGATTGAGCTTCAGTTACTCCTTATGATTGGTTTAAAAGCCAGCAACTTTcatggctgtgtgtgaaagCTTGAGCTGCCTGCTACTCTGCAAACATTACCAGTTTGAAACGGCCGTCTCTCCACGACCGTTAGAAATGAACCGATGGTGGAATACCTGGTTGCCGATGTTAATGTTGCATTATGGAGTGAGATTTATGTGTTCTTTGTGTATTCCTGCTACAAAAGCAGTATGCAGTGTGAGCTTTCACACATAGCTCCTGTTTGTCGTTTCCTACTTCTTGGTTCAGTGTCCAAGCCGTCTTTTCTCATTCTCTTATCCCACTTAATGTCTATTAGTAGTTCCCAGTCAAGAAAAAGCTTTTTGCTGACATTGTATACCACCACAGTCAACCTCATCCCATCCTGCTCTCATCTCCTAACGTGCTATACTGTATCGAATCATTCTGCAGAGCTGCTTAAACTGTGGTTTGGGACCTAAAATGGGATGCTAGCCTTTGGCTGTATTATAGAAACTTATTACCTCTAGTCAAGGCCTCTCAAGTTTAAGATTAAGTTTAAGAATTTATCTGAAACAGTAAATTCTGCTAAGTTGGTAAATCATGCTCTGACTCAAATTACCATGTAGCTAGGATTAGTTCTCTAATACAGCCCCTGATTTCCTTAGGACCTCACACTGAGACTACTAGCTTGTTTCGTAGA
Protein-coding regions in this window:
- the naa40 gene encoding N-alpha-acetyltransferase 40, which codes for MGRKSNRAKEKKARRLEERAAMDAVCAKVDAANKLDDPLAAFPAFKKYDRNGLNLQIECKRVTSLNPLSVEWAFELTRANMQTLYEQSEWGWKEREKREEMNDERAWYLLARDADSAPVAFSHFRFDVECGEEVLYCYEVQLESRVRRKGLGKFLIQILQLIANSTQMKKVMLTVFKHNHGAYQFFREALQFEIDETSPSMSGCCGDDCSYEILSRRTKHGEASAGHTHGGGHCGGCCH